In one window of Candidatus Hepatobacter penaei DNA:
- the nuoI gene encoding NADH-quinone oxidoreductase subunit NuoI: protein MAETSKKRGFFWRLRKRLSAFLLYDVIAGLYKTLKYFFRPSVTLAYPYEKGPISKRFRGEHALRRYPNGEERCIACKLCEVICPAQAITIEAETRADGSRRTVRYNIDMTKCIYCGLCQEACPVDAIVEGPNFEYATYTREELYYTKEKLLDNGDRWEQELARRFQKDANS from the coding sequence ATGGCAGAAACAAGCAAAAAACGAGGCTTTTTTTGGCGCTTGCGCAAACGGCTAAGCGCTTTCTTGCTCTATGATGTGATCGCGGGGCTATACAAAACCCTGAAATACTTTTTCCGGCCCAGTGTGACGTTGGCTTACCCTTATGAAAAAGGACCGATCTCGAAGCGTTTTCGTGGCGAGCACGCCTTGCGGCGCTATCCCAATGGCGAAGAGCGCTGTATTGCCTGCAAATTGTGTGAGGTGATTTGTCCTGCTCAGGCTATTACGATTGAAGCGGAAACCCGGGCGGATGGATCGCGTAGGACCGTTCGCTATAATATAGACATGACCAAATGTATCTATTGCGGGCTGTGCCAAGAGGCGTGTCCTGTGGATGCTATTGTGGAAGGTCCTAATTTTGAATACGCTACCTATACGCGCGAGGAACTCTATTATACAAAAGAAAAGCTTTTAGATAACGGGGACAGGTGGGAACAAGAGCTGGCGCGGCGTTTCCAGAAAGATGCGAACTCATGA
- a CDS encoding NADH-quinone oxidoreductase subunit J yields MTQGILFFFLAAAFLFSFAAIFARLTLHNVLSLIVLFFSVGGLFIFAQAPFLGMVIMIVYVGAVTVFFLFAVMMFGSRLESVHKRSWGQVMGSLILGMVLCASLALCIIVTYHMDSALAPITSPQIADPLPLIGQALYTLYIIPFQLVGLLLFVAIVGGISLTLKHRSETKRQQPFKQIIQKERTTVSYLFVEANKGLKEGDQ; encoded by the coding sequence ATGACACAAGGCATCCTTTTTTTCTTTTTAGCAGCGGCTTTTTTATTCAGTTTTGCTGCCATTTTTGCGCGTCTCACGCTGCACAATGTCTTATCCCTGATTGTGTTGTTTTTTTCTGTGGGCGGCCTCTTTATCTTTGCCCAGGCACCTTTTTTAGGCATGGTGATCATGATTGTGTATGTTGGCGCTGTGACGGTCTTTTTTCTCTTTGCGGTGATGATGTTTGGCAGTCGCCTTGAATCTGTGCATAAGCGTTCTTGGGGCCAGGTGATGGGGTCGCTCATTTTGGGTATGGTGCTCTGCGCTTCCCTCGCGTTGTGTATTATCGTCACCTATCATATGGACAGTGCGCTGGCCCCCATCACGTCACCCCAGATTGCAGATCCATTACCGCTGATTGGACAAGCTCTTTATACACTTTATATCATTCCTTTTCAGTTAGTGGGGTTGCTTTTGTTTGTCGCCATTGTGGGTGGCATTTCCCTAACGCTCAAGCATCGGAGCGAAACAAAACGGCAACAACCCTTTAAACAAATTATTCAAAAAGAGCGCACAACTGTCAGCTATCTTTTTGTGGAAGCCAATAAAGGGTTGAAGGAGGGGGATCAATAA
- the nuoK gene encoding NADH-quinone oxidoreductase subunit NuoK, with protein MLHYLLLSGWLFFLGSFGLFWHRRNLLLCLLSIEVMLLAVNVNFIAFSHSLHDVVGQVFVVFIFSVAAAETAIGLAIFLIFFREKAGLSLTNPKLKG; from the coding sequence ATGTTGCACTATCTCTTGCTTTCAGGCTGGCTTTTTTTTCTGGGGAGTTTTGGGTTGTTTTGGCACAGGCGCAACTTACTTTTGTGCTTGCTATCCATCGAAGTGATGTTGCTGGCGGTCAATGTTAACTTTATTGCCTTCTCACACAGCTTGCACGATGTGGTGGGCCAGGTGTTTGTTGTGTTTATCTTTTCTGTCGCTGCGGCAGAAACGGCCATTGGTCTTGCAATTTTCTTGATCTTCTTTCGTGAAAAAGCAGGCTTGTCTCTTACAAACCCCAAACTCAAGGGATAA
- the nuoL gene encoding NADH-quinone oxidoreductase subunit L → MFSDGQIALFAPLVGFLIVFSFSQQLSDRWANVLTIVPMFLSLYAGAHVFYDACILGQLSSLYLAPFLHLGSLDVSWALYLDPLSGLMTGVVTCVSFLVHVYSVGYMHGQEGVPRFMSYLSFFTFCMLLLVMSSNLVQLFIGWEGVGLASYLLVGFYYKKESANVAAIKSFLVNRVGDAGYILGMCFVFSAFGSLNFSDIFSHVSGHAADIVNIPWIGAMPLMSVVSLLFFIGAMGKSAQLGLHVWLPDAMEGPTPVSALIHAATMVTAGVFLMTRLGCVLEYAPHVQTFIMIVGALTALVAATIACVQQDIKKSIAYSTCSQLGYMFMAVSCGAYGAAMFHLTTHAFFKALLFLGAGSVIHIFSGVQDMREMGGVWRLVPWTYGFMWIGSLALAGIPFLAGFYSKDAILSFLWGSSMPYSDFAWSVGVFVAFLTAFYSWRLLLKVFHGRLRASSMVIARVHESPWIMRAPLVVLSIGALFAGKVGFEAFVGEHTMWHYAILETQHLKHLALSVEALPTIASLLGVGLALCAYRFYPYMTDILCRYFAWIYQLWMRKWYFDDMYDLLLVRPSFRISQFFWRILDVNVLSVMCIQNLARFVDWCGGRLASYHTGYIQSYVLGMLLGLICLLFWLLHYYL, encoded by the coding sequence ATGTTTTCTGACGGTCAGATTGCTTTATTCGCTCCCTTGGTGGGCTTTCTTATTGTCTTTAGCTTCTCTCAGCAGCTGTCAGACAGGTGGGCGAACGTGCTGACCATTGTGCCCATGTTTCTCTCCTTATACGCAGGGGCTCATGTCTTTTATGACGCCTGTATTTTAGGTCAACTTTCTTCCCTCTATCTTGCGCCTTTTTTGCACCTTGGCTCTTTGGATGTGTCGTGGGCGCTTTATCTTGACCCTTTAAGTGGGTTGATGACGGGTGTGGTGACCTGTGTGTCTTTTTTGGTGCATGTCTATTCTGTGGGCTATATGCACGGTCAAGAAGGCGTGCCAAGATTTATGTCCTATTTAAGCTTTTTCACGTTTTGCATGCTGCTTTTGGTGATGTCTTCTAACCTTGTGCAGCTTTTTATTGGATGGGAAGGCGTGGGGCTTGCCTCTTATCTTTTGGTGGGCTTTTACTATAAAAAAGAGTCAGCCAATGTGGCGGCCATCAAGTCTTTTCTTGTCAATCGTGTGGGGGATGCCGGCTATATTCTGGGCATGTGCTTTGTGTTCTCGGCATTTGGCTCTCTTAATTTTTCTGACATTTTTTCTCACGTCTCTGGCCATGCTGCCGATATCGTGAACATACCATGGATAGGCGCGATGCCTTTGATGAGTGTTGTCTCCCTGTTATTTTTTATTGGGGCCATGGGTAAATCCGCGCAGCTGGGGCTTCATGTATGGTTGCCTGATGCCATGGAAGGTCCAACGCCTGTTTCAGCGCTTATTCATGCGGCCACCATGGTGACAGCAGGCGTATTTTTGATGACGCGTCTTGGGTGTGTTCTTGAATATGCGCCTCACGTGCAAACCTTCATCATGATTGTGGGTGCGTTGACAGCGTTGGTGGCAGCCACCATTGCTTGTGTGCAGCAAGATATTAAAAAATCGATTGCCTATTCCACGTGTAGCCAGCTTGGGTATATGTTTATGGCTGTGAGTTGTGGTGCCTATGGTGCGGCAATGTTCCATCTCACCACCCATGCCTTTTTTAAGGCGCTTCTTTTTCTGGGGGCGGGGTCTGTGATTCACATTTTTTCAGGTGTACAAGATATGCGTGAGATGGGCGGGGTCTGGCGCCTTGTACCTTGGACCTATGGGTTTATGTGGATTGGCAGTCTTGCGTTAGCAGGGATTCCTTTTTTGGCAGGCTTTTATTCCAAAGATGCCATTCTCTCTTTTTTGTGGGGATCATCGATGCCTTACAGTGATTTTGCGTGGAGTGTGGGCGTGTTTGTGGCGTTTTTGACGGCTTTTTATAGCTGGCGCCTGTTGCTTAAAGTGTTTCATGGGAGGCTCCGTGCTTCTTCGATGGTGATTGCCCGTGTGCATGAGTCGCCTTGGATCATGCGTGCGCCTTTGGTTGTGTTATCCATAGGTGCCCTTTTTGCAGGCAAGGTTGGTTTTGAAGCTTTTGTGGGTGAGCATACAATGTGGCATTATGCGATCTTAGAAACCCAGCATTTAAAGCATCTGGCCTTGAGTGTTGAAGCTTTGCCCACCATCGCCAGTTTGTTGGGTGTGGGATTGGCGTTATGTGCGTATCGATTCTATCCTTACATGACAGATATATTGTGCCGTTACTTTGCCTGGATTTATCAGCTGTGGATGCGCAAGTGGTATTTTGACGATATGTATGATCTTTTGTTGGTGAGGCCTTCCTTTCGAATTTCGCAATTTTTTTGGCGTATATTAGATGTAAATGTGCTGAGCGTGATGTGTATTCAAAACCTGGCACGTTTTGTGGATTGGTGTGGGGGGCGTCTTGCCTCTTATCACACGGGGTATATACAAAGCTATGTGTTGGGTATGTTGCTGGGGCTTATCTGCCTGTTATTTTGGTTGCTGCACTACTATCTCTGA